In Maniola jurtina chromosome 2, ilManJurt1.1, whole genome shotgun sequence, the following proteins share a genomic window:
- the LOC123876947 gene encoding 28S ribosomal protein S11, mitochondrial, producing the protein MLNAIRNSFRISVNSLVRSFQTSTPVATERFDHKRIPADDEGVQGEKIIDLDSVLKSKQGLFPTLESDNLLFDGVPYKELAICNVRVSHNNTVFTLTDHAGTVKLIRSCGMEGFKNTKKGTNIAAQTTAISIATKAIDRGVKNIRVRVRGLGPGRLSAVKGLQMGGLLIISITDNTRVSWNPPRPRKARRL; encoded by the exons ATGCTTAATGCAATTAgaaatagttttagaatatcTGTCAACAGTTTAGTGCGGTCGTTTCAAACTTCCACCCCAGTGGCTACGGAACGTTTCGATCACAAGAGGATTCCCGCGGACGATGAAGGTGTTCAGGGGGAGAAAATAATCGATTTGGATTCGGTATTAAAATC AAAGCAAGGCCTGTTCCCAACATTGGAATCAGATAACCTGCTATTTGATGGTGTGCCATACAAAGAGCTAGCAATATGCAATGTCCGAGTGAGTCACAACAACACAGTCTTCACACTGACTGACCACGCTGGGACGGTGAAGCTGATCCGATCCTGTGGGATGGAGGGCTTCAAGAATACTAAAAAAGGGACCAATATTGCTGCACAGACTACTGCTATCAGTATAGCTAct aaaGCTATTGACAGAGGAGTTAAAAATATTAGGGTGAGAGTGAGGGGTCTCGGGCCTGGAAGACTG TCTGCAGTCAAAGGACTTCAAATGGGAGGTTTACTAATAATTTCCATCACTGATAACACCAGAGTGTCATGGAATCCACCAAGACCTAGAAAAGCAAGAAGATTATAG
- the LOC123876918 gene encoding proline-rich protein PRCC: MALVAYDNSDSSEYEEEDEKTTVPHIQKDKAPEAEPLTQKSENVQSIFSLLPQPSHVKKEILEEDDEFLHKKEYSSDVKPRSRITIPSLKDFKDVEDTIPSTKSRVPNGKKSGLLSILPEPRNAVRSSTKSFIPNVVAQKPQTSTAKRKPLPSPAKIMKVETKSSLITEYSDDSDNDEVQNDFFSFNKQEELPIDDLPLEVESESTVITTKEPRSIESYFKKDADHVEIPPEQKEPSNNEDYYSLNVAQQVDNGAGNSNEIVLDDEAILKLCGTRAKRRREEIQVVDVNQQEVLGDAREWLLKGLLDDTTKRQSASKKHGNEPTSQQKRKHQITYLAHQAKANEAELQNQWANNRMTKRQTQSKYGF, translated from the exons atggCATTAGTTGCTTACGATAACAGTGATTCCAGCGAATACGAGGAAGAAGATGAGAAGACCACAGTCCCACACATCCAGAAAGATA AAGCACCTGAAGCAGAACCATTAACACAAAAGTCTGAAAATGTTCAAAGCATATTCAGCTTACTCCCACAACCATCTCATGTGAAAAAGGAAATTCTAGAGGAAGATGATGAATTTCTCCATAAAAAGGAATATTCGAGTGATGTCAAACCCAGGTCTAGGATAACAATTCCTTCATTGAAGGAT TTCAAAGATGTAGAGGATACAATACCAAGTACAAAAAGTAGAGTACCTAATGGG AAAAAGTCTGGTCTACTAAGCATCCTACCAGAGCCCAGAAATGCAGTCAGAAGCTCAACAAAATCCTTCATCCCTAATGTTGTAGcacaaaaaccacaaacaagTACCGCTAAAAGAAAACCACTGCCATCACCAGCAAAAATAATGAAGGTTGAAACGAAAAGTTCATTAATAACAGAATACTCTGATGACAGTGATAACGATGAAGTACAGAATGACTTCTTTTCTTTTAACAAACAAGAAGAACTGCCAATAGATGATTTACCTTTAGAAGTAGAGAGTGAATCCACAGTTATAACGACAAAAGAACCAAGAAGTATTGAGTCATACTTTAAGAAAGATGCAGATCATGTTGAAATACCACCAGAACAAAAAGAGCCCAGTAATAACGAAGATTATTATAGCTTGAATGTGGCGCAACAAGTTGATAACGGTGCTGGGAATTCTAACGAAATTGTCCTTGATGATGAAGCT ATCCTCAAGTTGTGTGGCACACGGGCCAAGCGCAGGCGTGAAGAGATACAGGTAGTGGATGTGAACCAGCAAGAGGTATTGGGCGACGCACGTGAGTGGCTGCTCAAGGGACTCCTTGACGACACCACCAAGCGACAGTCCGCTAGTAAGAAGCATGGCAACGAACCCACTTCCCAACAGAAAAGGAAACACCAAATCACATACTTGGCTCACCAG GCTAAAGCAAATGAAGCTGAACTGCAGAACCAATGGGCTAACAACAGGATGACTAAAAGACAAACACAATCAAAATATGGGTTTtag